Proteins encoded by one window of Streptomyces sp. NBC_01571:
- a CDS encoding nucleotidyltransferase domain-containing protein translates to MTAAPWLDTRLKVAEHAAAVLADEYASADVWLVGAFAEGLAHQHSDVDLLLITQKAVPGPGSRLIHGIRVDVRAVSESTVDDWRTLLDAFTVTRDGIETFRTVRARLSDLTLLRTARPLSTAPDRAAILVPEQRATYQRWALADRCEVAASLAEDLLGLAHSGLYPHADLVWDQLARVVAQAETVAAGAPLLGEKWLPSLLSRDDAEPFRPVPALPEPRWLSAAAHSPFFASVQARLADALLALWPTDAEPEPVDEAGLGGFGWLPQRYSDGWFLRRGDARVPLTAGRIRAWQKSAARRARS, encoded by the coding sequence ATGACCGCCGCCCCGTGGCTGGATACGCGACTGAAGGTCGCCGAGCATGCCGCCGCAGTGCTGGCAGACGAGTACGCGAGTGCCGACGTGTGGCTGGTGGGCGCGTTCGCCGAAGGTCTGGCCCACCAGCACAGTGACGTGGATCTGCTCCTGATCACCCAGAAGGCCGTCCCCGGGCCGGGCTCCCGCCTCATCCACGGCATCCGCGTCGACGTCCGGGCGGTGAGCGAGAGCACCGTGGACGACTGGCGCACGCTGCTCGACGCGTTCACCGTGACCCGCGACGGCATCGAGACGTTCCGCACCGTCCGAGCCCGGCTCAGCGACCTCACCCTCCTGCGCACGGCCCGGCCGCTCTCCACGGCACCGGACCGTGCGGCGATCCTGGTGCCCGAGCAGCGGGCGACCTATCAACGGTGGGCGCTCGCGGACCGATGCGAGGTGGCGGCGAGCCTGGCCGAGGACCTTCTCGGTCTGGCCCACAGCGGCCTGTACCCCCACGCTGACCTGGTGTGGGACCAGCTCGCCCGCGTCGTTGCCCAGGCCGAGACCGTCGCGGCCGGCGCTCCGCTGCTCGGTGAGAAATGGCTGCCGAGCCTGCTGAGCAGAGACGACGCTGAACCGTTCAGGCCCGTGCCCGCGTTGCCCGAGCCGCGGTGGCTGAGCGCCGCCGCGCACAGTCCCTTCTTCGCCTCCGTCCAGGCCCGCCTCGCCGACGCCCTGCTTGCGCTCTGGCCCACCGATGCCGAGCCGGAGCCGGTCGACGAGGCAGGGCTCGGCGGCTTCGGCTGGCTGCCGCAGCGATACAGCGACGGCTGGTTCCTGCGCCGCGGCGATGCCCGCGTCCCCCTCACCGCCGGCCGGATACGCGCCTGGCAGAAGTCCGCCGCACGGCGCGCCCGCAGCTGA
- a CDS encoding radical SAM protein, which yields MPSTLTTPTTTVGAEVWRPLEDTDHAAAVSVVLKLRGETCDVDCLYCFEKRKLAPGGAQITVKQIRRVGQIFGERPLAIELHGGEPLTVGKDAMAALLDELAAQPTVHRVHLQTNGVRLDGEWLDLFDAHYPGLHIGISMDGDEQGNSWRIGYDGTAIYPHIVNALNLLAERGRTCGIVTVVTPTVLSRAAEVIDHIATFDAVRAVHLLPAFDTTVTEPLTAAGRRTSPSRLLQARAVGAEGASWAITPVQYAEFVLEAAARWIGAGHFRRIKLDPAVATIRRLKGLDTAHCHFAAHKCSHVFTAYPDGRFGSCDELPWPQAHLLPLAAARSERDVTAAQHANPLLTAGQELMTKCLSCPYRAVCGGGCTATRWRMVQATGSDDAYCDHRARLIDGMAHLLAAPDHPADAHCLRAHWRPLAPNVMDDVDAFLARWDDPAAPRSPARLRASDDGNINAVGLPGEQVADDLDPHHPQWREGIEERVWPLVDTITRSWKTVTYDSCQGHAHTGTGLAPAAFRVGLLPRTRTEYAALVARLCHTLAAADGYLPPAITAHVARTDLTSARTGRRHPVLKFTLTPAPGSTWADYFTGLDQAVRTLTHVARHTPAVTGCACALRPPRPTREAR from the coding sequence ATGCCCAGCACGCTCACCACCCCCACGACGACCGTCGGCGCCGAAGTGTGGCGGCCTCTGGAGGACACCGACCACGCCGCGGCGGTCTCCGTCGTCCTCAAGCTGCGCGGCGAGACCTGCGACGTCGACTGCCTGTACTGCTTCGAGAAACGCAAACTCGCCCCCGGCGGCGCCCAGATCACCGTCAAGCAGATACGCCGCGTCGGCCAGATCTTCGGCGAGCGGCCTCTCGCGATCGAACTGCACGGCGGGGAACCCCTGACCGTCGGCAAGGACGCCATGGCCGCGCTCCTCGACGAACTCGCCGCCCAGCCCACCGTGCACCGCGTCCACCTGCAGACCAACGGCGTGCGGCTGGACGGCGAGTGGCTCGACCTGTTCGACGCCCACTACCCGGGCCTGCACATCGGCATCTCCATGGACGGCGACGAACAGGGCAACTCCTGGCGGATCGGCTACGACGGCACCGCGATCTACCCGCACATCGTGAACGCGCTGAATCTGCTGGCCGAGCGCGGACGCACCTGCGGCATCGTCACCGTAGTCACCCCCACCGTCCTGAGCCGCGCCGCAGAGGTCATCGACCACATCGCCACCTTCGACGCAGTACGCGCCGTGCACCTCCTGCCCGCCTTCGACACCACCGTCACCGAGCCGCTCACGGCGGCCGGACGCCGTACCAGCCCCAGCCGTCTCCTCCAGGCCCGTGCGGTCGGTGCCGAGGGCGCGTCCTGGGCGATCACTCCCGTCCAGTACGCCGAGTTCGTCCTGGAGGCCGCCGCTCGCTGGATCGGCGCTGGCCACTTCCGGCGGATCAAACTCGACCCGGCCGTCGCCACGATCCGCCGGCTCAAGGGCCTGGACACCGCCCACTGCCACTTCGCCGCGCACAAGTGCTCCCACGTCTTCACCGCTTACCCCGACGGCCGTTTCGGCTCGTGCGACGAACTTCCCTGGCCCCAGGCCCACCTTCTGCCGCTCGCCGCCGCCCGCAGCGAGAGAGACGTCACCGCCGCCCAGCACGCCAACCCGCTGCTCACCGCCGGACAGGAGCTGATGACAAAGTGCCTCTCCTGCCCGTACCGGGCGGTCTGCGGCGGCGGGTGCACCGCGACCCGCTGGCGCATGGTCCAAGCGACCGGCAGCGATGACGCGTACTGCGACCACCGCGCACGCCTCATCGACGGAATGGCTCACCTGCTCGCCGCCCCGGACCACCCGGCCGACGCTCACTGCCTCCGCGCCCACTGGCGGCCCCTCGCCCCGAACGTCATGGACGACGTGGACGCCTTCCTTGCCCGCTGGGACGATCCGGCAGCTCCCCGTTCCCCGGCCCGGCTCCGGGCGAGCGACGACGGCAACATCAACGCCGTCGGCCTGCCCGGCGAGCAGGTGGCCGACGACCTCGATCCGCACCACCCCCAGTGGCGTGAGGGCATCGAGGAGCGGGTGTGGCCGCTGGTCGACACGATCACCCGCAGTTGGAAGACCGTCACCTACGACTCCTGCCAGGGACACGCCCACACCGGCACGGGCCTGGCCCCGGCCGCGTTCCGCGTCGGCCTGCTGCCGCGCACCCGCACCGAGTACGCCGCACTCGTCGCCCGACTGTGCCACACGCTCGCCGCCGCTGACGGCTATCTGCCTCCCGCCATCACGGCACATGTCGCACGCACCGACCTGACCAGTGCCCGCACCGGCCGCCGCCATCCCGTCCTCAAGTTCACCCTCACCCCGGCCCCCGGCAGCACATGGGCCGACTACTTCACCGGCCTCGACCAGGCCGTGCGCACGCTCACGCACGTTGCCCGTCACACCCCGGCGGTCACCGGATGCGCCTGCGCCCTCCGCCCGCCCCGCCCTACCCGGGAGGCACGATGA
- a CDS encoding 2OG-Fe(II) oxygenase translates to MIHIAETLTVSSIEDFLTPEEITTLISAVDDALGDDGLRRFDTGRTTTLHSIPGHTSEQAMAVYEPAGRLEIHPPPETAAKVLAHAVERAMPALRRALPALTSCREWMYVEYAPGQHITPHVDGIAPHPADPVRQLAGISVVLEHAEDGGDFFVETASHPALWSDQHGGDGYDPAMAFTHDGADHSADWFRTMPRTRWSVHPAPGTALLYGSQVTHGTKPVHAGRERKFISWLISEA, encoded by the coding sequence ATGATCCACATAGCGGAGACACTCACCGTCTCCAGCATCGAGGACTTCCTCACCCCCGAAGAGATCACCACCCTGATCAGCGCCGTGGATGACGCCCTCGGCGATGACGGCCTCCGCCGCTTCGATACCGGGCGCACCACCACCCTGCACTCCATCCCCGGCCACACCAGCGAGCAGGCCATGGCCGTCTACGAACCCGCCGGCCGCCTCGAAATCCACCCGCCGCCCGAGACCGCGGCGAAGGTCCTCGCCCACGCCGTCGAGCGGGCGATGCCCGCACTGCGGCGAGCCCTGCCCGCCCTGACCTCCTGCCGCGAATGGATGTACGTCGAGTACGCCCCCGGACAGCACATCACCCCGCACGTCGACGGCATCGCCCCCCACCCCGCCGACCCCGTCCGCCAGCTCGCCGGGATCAGCGTCGTCCTCGAACATGCTGAAGACGGCGGGGATTTCTTCGTCGAAACCGCCTCCCACCCCGCCCTGTGGAGCGACCAGCACGGCGGCGACGGCTACGACCCGGCCATGGCGTTCACCCACGACGGAGCCGACCACTCCGCCGACTGGTTCCGCACCATGCCGCGCACCCGCTGGAGCGTGCACCCCGCCCCCGGCACCGCGCTGTTGTACGGATCCCAGGTCACCCACGGCACCAAGCCCGTCCACGCGGGGCGCGAACGCAAGTTCATCAGCTGGCTGATCAGCGAAGCCTGA
- a CDS encoding HEXXH motif-containing putative peptide modification protein, protein MNDIAAALDLDAITTHRRERTAAALTLLHPGSVPPPDDEALPLTYALAHHRLQGAENAARRRDTTTLDWYRNAAGPALARLAHSSRLGPRIVIAPNEDEMIRGPHSDTPYYLLGPDTTGAAESLAVLADDAFGHIAATGLDALVAAHAAVICLTGRRRPDQTLRSFAITRLPATVFTDHTGDAAVLGRDLVHEAAHNWLNDALAALHITIPDDETYFSPWRGTQRPAYGFLHACFAFPLTMIYAARARPGATMATTAVLADHERQQRPQLAAAQDDFTRAVKLIPDPGLRERLDTVFQHARTL, encoded by the coding sequence ATGAACGACATCGCCGCCGCCCTCGACCTGGACGCCATCACCACCCACCGCCGCGAACGCACCGCCGCCGCGCTAACCCTGCTCCACCCCGGTTCCGTCCCGCCGCCGGACGACGAGGCACTGCCCCTGACCTACGCCCTGGCACACCACCGGCTCCAAGGCGCCGAGAACGCCGCCCGCCGCCGCGACACCACCACACTCGACTGGTACCGCAACGCCGCCGGGCCCGCCCTGGCCCGCCTGGCCCACTCCTCCCGCCTCGGCCCTCGCATCGTGATCGCCCCGAATGAGGACGAGATGATCCGCGGCCCGCACTCCGACACCCCGTACTACCTCCTCGGCCCCGACACGACCGGCGCCGCCGAGTCCCTGGCCGTGCTGGCCGACGATGCCTTCGGCCACATCGCCGCCACCGGCCTCGACGCTCTCGTCGCAGCGCACGCCGCCGTGATCTGCCTGACCGGCCGCCGCCGTCCCGACCAGACCCTGCGCAGCTTCGCCATCACCCGCCTGCCGGCGACCGTCTTCACCGACCACACCGGTGACGCTGCCGTGCTGGGCCGCGACCTCGTCCACGAAGCCGCCCACAACTGGCTCAACGACGCCCTCGCCGCGCTCCACATCACGATCCCCGACGACGAGACGTACTTCTCCCCGTGGCGCGGCACCCAGCGGCCCGCGTACGGGTTCCTCCACGCCTGCTTCGCCTTCCCCCTCACGATGATCTACGCCGCCCGGGCCCGGCCCGGCGCCACCATGGCCACAACCGCCGTCCTCGCCGACCACGAACGCCAACAGCGGCCCCAACTGGCCGCCGCCCAGGACGACTTCACCCGCGCCGTGAAGTTGATTCCCGACCCCGGGCTGCGTGAACGGCTCGACACCGTCTTCCAGCACGCCCGCACACTCTGA
- a CDS encoding NUDIX domain-containing protein: MPQKTAPSGYSYAAHYADVHLIVRRGDEILMSRRVETQRVFPGMFQVPAGLLEEGEPAAVAAAREFAEETGAAVDPADVRFVHLMHHVSTHAGDQRIAFFFETERWHGEIGNPEPDKCEGWDWHKTAALPEPMPPYLAVALRHIATGIPYSEYAWPAT; encoded by the coding sequence ATGCCGCAGAAGACCGCCCCGTCCGGCTACTCCTACGCCGCGCACTACGCGGACGTGCACCTGATCGTCCGCCGGGGGGACGAGATCCTCATGAGTCGCCGCGTGGAGACACAGCGCGTCTTCCCGGGCATGTTCCAGGTGCCCGCCGGGCTCTTGGAGGAGGGGGAGCCCGCCGCCGTGGCGGCCGCCCGCGAGTTCGCCGAGGAGACCGGCGCCGCCGTCGACCCGGCCGACGTCCGGTTCGTGCACCTGATGCACCACGTATCGACGCACGCCGGTGACCAGCGGATCGCATTCTTCTTCGAGACAGAGCGGTGGCACGGCGAGATCGGCAACCCCGAGCCAGACAAGTGTGAGGGCTGGGATTGGCACAAGACAGCGGCGCTGCCCGAGCCAATGCCGCCGTACCTCGCGGTCGCGCTGCGGCACATCGCCACCGGTATCCCCTACAGCGAGTACGCCTGGCCCGCGACGTAG
- a CDS encoding amino acid transporter: MREGQPGLDWEPAGLAEVVALFSKTPCPWWVAGGYAVELAVGRPFREHDDIDVLLLRQDQLAVQEVLTEWEWWAADPPGSLRRWLSGELLPVGVHDVWCRPGPGAPWRIQVMLDEAEGETWVSRRDGRVRRPVERLGATAADGTPFLAPEVQLFYKAKAPRPKDAQDFAEVLPHLGREARAWLAEALSVVYGPHPWVEILQNGEGS, encoded by the coding sequence ATGCGGGAGGGACAGCCCGGGCTGGACTGGGAGCCCGCCGGCTTAGCCGAAGTCGTCGCCTTGTTCTCGAAGACGCCCTGCCCTTGGTGGGTTGCGGGCGGCTACGCCGTGGAACTCGCTGTGGGCCGGCCGTTTCGGGAGCACGACGACATCGACGTCCTGCTGCTGCGCCAAGACCAGCTCGCGGTTCAAGAGGTCCTCACCGAGTGGGAGTGGTGGGCTGCGGACCCGCCGGGCTCTTTGCGCCGGTGGCTGTCCGGAGAGCTGCTGCCGGTCGGCGTGCACGACGTGTGGTGCCGGCCCGGTCCGGGTGCGCCGTGGCGGATTCAGGTGATGCTCGACGAGGCCGAAGGCGAGACCTGGGTGTCCCGCCGCGACGGCCGGGTCCGGCGGCCTGTGGAGCGGCTCGGGGCAACAGCCGCTGACGGTACGCCGTTCCTGGCGCCGGAGGTCCAACTGTTCTACAAGGCGAAGGCTCCTCGGCCGAAGGACGCGCAGGATTTCGCCGAGGTACTGCCTCACCTCGGCCGGGAGGCGCGGGCGTGGCTGGCCGAGGCGCTTTCTGTCGTGTACGGGCCGCACCCGTGGGTCGAGATCCTGCAGAACGGGGAGGGAAGTTGA
- a CDS encoding bifunctional 2-polyprenyl-6-hydroxyphenol methylase/3-demethylubiquinol 3-O-methyltransferase UbiG: MSTPSPVQTASEIVTYYAAEYDEADRLHTTATGRLELLRTRELLRRHLPTAPARVLDVGGGPGTHARWLIKDGHTVHLIDPVPRHLDQAAIHAPGCTTELGDARHLTATTDSYGAVLLLGPLYHLTTRADRVRALEEAARAAKPGALVAAAGISRYSLLQDYTVHAELTPELLHGEVATVLRSGSYDGSRGFTTAHFHTAAELAAEAADAGLTDITVTGIEGPGWAYLRAAERTAGTALHDSPLLHGALETARLADEHPEFADASAHLFVTGRAAG; this comes from the coding sequence ATGTCGACACCGAGCCCTGTTCAGACAGCGTCCGAGATCGTCACCTACTACGCCGCCGAGTACGACGAAGCCGACCGGCTCCACACCACCGCCACCGGCCGCCTCGAACTCCTCCGCACCCGCGAACTCCTCCGCCGCCACCTCCCGACCGCTCCCGCGCGGGTGCTCGACGTCGGCGGCGGTCCCGGCACCCACGCCCGATGGCTCATCAAGGACGGCCACACCGTCCACCTGATCGACCCTGTCCCCCGCCACCTCGACCAGGCCGCCATCCACGCCCCCGGATGCACCACCGAACTCGGCGACGCCCGACACCTCACCGCCACCACCGACTCCTACGGCGCCGTCCTGCTGCTCGGGCCGCTCTACCACCTCACCACCCGCGCCGACCGCGTCCGCGCCCTCGAAGAAGCCGCCAGAGCGGCGAAGCCCGGAGCCCTGGTCGCAGCCGCCGGCATCAGCCGCTACAGCCTCCTGCAGGACTACACCGTGCACGCCGAGCTCACCCCCGAACTCCTCCACGGCGAAGTCGCCACCGTCCTGCGCAGCGGCTCATACGACGGCAGCCGCGGCTTCACCACCGCCCATTTCCACACCGCCGCCGAACTCGCGGCCGAGGCCGCCGACGCCGGCCTGACCGACATCACCGTGACCGGCATCGAAGGCCCCGGCTGGGCCTACCTCCGCGCCGCCGAACGCACCGCCGGCACAGCCCTCCACGACTCGCCGCTGTTGCACGGCGCACTCGAGACGGCGCGGCTTGCCGACGAGCATCCTGAGTTCGCTGACGCATCCGCGCACCTGTTCGTCACCGGACGGGCCGCAGGATGA